The Drosophila biarmipes strain raj3 chromosome X, RU_DBia_V1.1, whole genome shotgun sequence genome includes the window ATGGGCTTGTACCGGATGTGCCGGACACGACTGCGATGGGTATAAAATGTCCGGCGGACTGCGCTGGCCGGCCACTAACCACAAGAGAGGCGAAAATGATGCAGAGCAACCGGCTGACGATGACGAACCTCCTGCTGATCGCACTGGCCAGCGCCGCAGTGCTGTTGGGATCGCCGGCGgcggccgaggaggaggaggtctcCATGACCGTCGACGAGGTGGTGGAGATGATCGAGCCCTTCGGCGACGGCTGCACCCCCAAACCGCTGCGGGGTAATCCCATTGGGTCCTTCAATTGCCACTTTTTTGTCTCACCCACTTGTTTTTAACCCGCAGAGCACATCGTGGAGATGGTGCTGAACAAGGAGGACGCCAGGAAGGAGACCAAGTGCTTCCGCCAGTGCATGCTGGAGCAGTTCGAGCTGATGCCCGAGGGCCAGCTGCAGTTCAATGAGGACAAGACCGTGGAGATGATGAACATGATGTTCCCGGACCGCGAGGAGGATGGCCGTCGCATCATCAAGACCTGCAACGAGGCGACGAAGGCGGAGGACAAGTGAGTGGGCAAGGGGTATTCCAATTTCTGGGTTAACTTACTCCGAAAAAAGAACagggaaaaaagggaaaaatccgaaaattctataattttgatttttagaatttttaaaaatataatttggaACGTAAGGCAATCTTATACCATTTTAGGGATGGGATCCACCAATCTCATTGATTATAAAATGTTTCGCTTTAAGATTTCGGAGTAAAATTGTTCTGATTTTCGGAATCTTTTTCAAACGGTACAGCAAATATTACTCCGATAAAATCTCAATTTctaatacttttatttttagagattTTTGAGTATATAATCTGTGGTGTCACAGAATCTATAgagttcttaaaatatttcggAGTAAATTTGATTCGATTTTAGGAACCTTTTTTTCAAAGCCTAATACTTCGGTAAACTTACTCcgaataatttttaagttgtaaTCCTTTTAATTCTAGAGCTTTGTAAGGATATATCTATCGTATCACAGAATATTTAGAGTTTTGTATGCCTTTCGGAGTTAATTTCTAATCATAGGATCATTGTACTTCTTAGTTTTTTGGTAGACTACGCATCACTACTACCAGAAggtatattaatatattttttacctcCCTGCCTTTAGGTGCGAGGCCGCCCACGGCATCTCCATGTGCATGCTCCGCGAGATGCGCTCCTCCGGCTTCAAGATTCCCGAAATCAAGGAATGAGGTCCCAGAGCTGACCTCCCTTTGCCTGTTCTGCagcattttttttgtgtgtgttagttcagtttaatttaattaaaaacagcTCGAGTATTTGGGGTGGTTCCCAACACAAATAAAAAGCGCCCAGCCAACGAAATACTGAATATTTATTGGGTGGGATGGGATAAAGTGTATTGACGTACCTAATTAGACACGCCACCATGGGAATAATAAGCCCTAGCACAGGCAGAGGGCATTATAATTGAAGTCGAAGGTATGTAAAGTATACCCGACCCTATAAGCTTTTCATAAAATAGTGTTTCTTTATAAAACTGGATTTGAAAATGACTAGaatcgaaattaatttttggtttttataaaatttattaatataatattatatcaaatattatttctataatattttgttaattattaatatggccaaaatattttagtttttttttgggtacTCTGATGATAAAAACGgaatagtaaaaataaatacctatATGTATGATTATCAAGCTTTGCTATTTCATTACAAAAAAGAACTAAACTTTGCATTAAAAcaaaaggtaaatatttttttaaagtgttgtttaaaaatgtcaaTCTAAAACGTTGttctaaaatgttattttagataatattattttagaaacatttttatacacgTTATTTTAGAAACTTATGCTTTTATAAGCACAAAAGTCGTTAAGTTTCTCATAAACAACTAAAAACCctaataaatgaatttaaaaattaatcagatatttttggaataaacctaaaatatttaaatttactacGTTTTTGTATCAGTGTACTCCAACAGATCTTCACCAGAGcattttatataaagtaaTTAATAGTATGGCCCATAAACTTGGAGTATAGCTCACATTTCCTCACTTTAGATATATTTTAGTAGATGTTTCTAGGACAATCCCATCTACCAGACCAGTTTCACGTTGTTGCGCTCCAACTGGCGAGCGATGCACTGGTTGAAGAAGTGGGCCGCCTCGCAGGGGTTCTTGGAGGAGATGCCCCGGTTGCAGGAGGAGGCCATGCTGCTGCTGACGGCGATGGCCACCTTGTTGTCCTGGGTCACCAGGCTGGTCAGCTTCTCCACCTGACCGATGTTCAGCTTGTTGTTGTCGTCCATCTGGGGATTATTGTGGGGGTCAAGGGTTAGTCCCATCTTCCCTACCTCTGCCCCGCCTCCACTCACCAGCTTGATCTTCTTGAGCACGCACTCCGCCAGGCACTTCTCCTTCTCGCTGGGATTGGACACCTTCATCAGCGGCCGCTGATCCCTGGGCAGGTTGAGCTTCTGGATGCACTCCCTCCGGGCCGCGCTGATCATCTCCTGCACCTGCGGCAGGTTGCGGTCGATCACCGTCCAGATGGGCTCGGCTCCGGTCTTGGGCAGCAGCTTGGTGATATCGAAGCCCTGGCTTTGAGCCCGGATGCAGTGCATCTGCAGCATCACTCCCAGCACGATCGTTATCAGCGAAATGGTGGCGGGTTTCATCTTTGCACCGGCTTGATCTCTGCCTTTTGACTGATTGGGCTCTTGGCGTCTGGGCTTATATAGTTGCCCATCACCCCAAAACGTATTCTTCGGCACATGTCTTTTCTCCGCTTGGTGCTGCTGATGACAGCGATTTCCCAATGTCAAGAGCTTTACCCTCAGTGTCGCCCCACGCAAGTCACGCTCCAGCACTGCCCAGCAAGTGTGTCGGTTCTCTTTAGATGATGGTATTGGTATCTATGGAGATCTTTAATCTGACAGCCTGTAGAAAAACTCCCAGGGAAATGGTCTATGTAAAAGGAAGTTTTGTGATTTGTTTGTCACtacttaataaaataaatttacctAAGTTTACCTAAAAATCGAAACTATAAAtcataagaaattaaaattaaaaaagtgagccccttttttttaagttctaaaaaatgtattgtttttgagaatgtttttttttaatcgaGTTAAAACACATATCATACCTATTAATCTCTATATCTTGGAACCTCAGGGTGTTTGCAAGGTATATAGACTATAGATCTGTATAGTCACTGCTTAATGTAAAAACTACTGTcacttaaatataataaatactgTAAGTAGGGATTATGATCATAAGGGCCATAAGAATACAAACTTTAAATCacatgaaatttaaatttaaaaacgccTTGAGAccctcttttaaaatataagataaTTTCTTGTTTAAGGGAATGATTATCAATCATTCAATCATAaattatatctatatatcattatttttttgaatttaaggGTGGCTTTTTATTCCCTTTCTTAGTTTAGAAACTCAAAACATTTTcgactattaaaaaaatattacaaaatacttGTTATATTGTTATTAAACTTATTGAAAGACGGAAATAATTACCTTCAAACTCGATAATAGGGGAAACCCCGAATTAAACTGGCTCTTTTGTATGTCCAACTCTCAGAGTGTTTGGTTATTATTCCAACGAGAGCGATTTCCAACTTGTTAACATCGAAAACTAGGAAACCTCTTCCACCTTATAGCACCAGAAAATTGCGGTGCAACATGCTATGCTGGCACGACATTGGGAAGCAGTTCAATTTCAGCAGTTCGATTGTTCAATATGGATTGCGTGCCCTGTAACTTCCACTTTACACATGGCAATGGCAAATAGACTGCGGAATATGCGAGGGAATTGTCAGACAAACTGGGAAACAGGCGGGCTACAGATCAAGGGTACATTATGGCCTAAACGGGCAATTTGCCCGGCTGGAAGCACCGAGCGGTATTGGGAATCCATATAACGATATAATAGCCGCCTGGCCACGCCAGTCACAATCACTCATCTCACCCAGAGCTGTTGATCGATTTAATTACAAGCGGCACTTTGCATTTTGCAATCTGCCTGTTCATTTCCATTCCCACTCCCAATTGCACTTCCATTTCCAGTGATTTCATGCCAGTCACCAATTAGGCGGGCCAGCGGAGATCGGTGGGCCATCTCGTCTCGCCGCTGGAGCGGAGTGTCACTTGTTCACACGGTGCCCAGTCGAGGGCATCTCCGGCGGATCCCGCGTCCAGGGCGGCGGAGCGGTGTCATGTGCTGCCCATGTAGTTCATAATTGCGGCTAATTGCCGGAGCTGCTTGAGACGCGGCTGGCGGAGATTAGCGATTGATCCGATCTGCCAAGTCAATCACGGGACCCGGCATTAGGCCGGAGCTCCTATAAAACGCCGGTGTCGCCGGCCAGTCGCATCCAAGTCAGAGTTCGCACGTCGCGCAGTCCAATCgcaaatcgaaatcgaaatccaAATGTCGCGTCCGGTCAACCAAtctctgctgctgctcctgggccTGGTCTGCCTGCTGGGAGCCGCCTCTGCCAAGCCGCACGAGGAGCTGACCAAGGACCACGTCACCGAGCTGGCCAACGAGTGCAAGGCTGAGACGGGCGCCAGCGACGGTGGGTAGTCCGCGTGGGGGTAGCCAGGATTTGGTTCGGGATGGGAAGAtacgaaaacaataaatatcaGTATATTGATCTTATAATAGACACCTAAAAGGATATCATTatggatataaaaaaaaggatttttgaAAATGGGGAAGATGCATATTGTCGCCAGAGATTTTCAATAAACTTATTAgggcaaaatattttaataaattaaattataaatagtattctaggtttttttttgttaggaTACCATAATGGATATCGAAGTATcagggtttttttttatcagaaTGGAGAAGATggagatatatttataaatctaGGGGTGTTTTTAGGTTTGCTTATAATAGAAGCCCAATTATcaacattctttttaattattctaCTATACTTAGACAGAAACTAAGTATAgtatcaaaaaattaatagctAAAAAATGTCAAGGATATAGTTGATATGGTGAGcaacttgatttttttaaatacaattttaaaacacatATAAGTATTACttctttttttagatttttaaagaaaaagtcAAATTTACATTATacttatacaaatttacacaaatgtttaagaaatttaaagaaaaaacgtagttattataactttttaactcaaaaaaatgttaattgtcTAGGGATGGTACTTGAGTTCAGGATATTGTTATCccaaacatatttataaacagTTTTCCAACTCATATCAACCCTAACTCTACTCACATATCCATTGCAGAGGATGTGAAGCATATGATGGACCACGAGGAAGCCGAGGGACACGAGGGCAAGTGCCTGCGCGCCTGCGTGATGAAGAAGTTCCAGATTGTAAGTGCTGCTCCAAAGATCCATTTATGATAGTCCTGACCTTCTTCACCATCCCCTCTTGCAGATGGATGAGTCCGGCAAGCTGAGCAAGGAGCACGCCGTAGAGATGATCAAGGCCATGAGCAAGCACGATGCGGAGAAGGAGGACGCCCCCGCCGAGGTGGTGGAGAAGTGCGAGGGCATCGAAGCACCCGAGGATCAGTGAGTAGCTTGGGCTTCGCTCCTGGCTCGGCTTATAACCTTCCTTTCCAGCTGCGACGCTGCCGTCGCCTATGAATCCTGCCTCTACGAGCAAATGAAGGAGCACGGTCTCGAGGTGGAGGAGCACTAAAGACCGATCGACGACCCATCCCGAACCCGTTACTGAATCACAAGCGCCCCCTCCGGAATGTAAccatcctttttttttatacttaaacCTATGAATAATCTTTAAGTAACTCATAAAGTGAAGAACTGCAGCAGATAATGGCTATTGAATTGGGCGGAAAATAGTTTGGTTGGCTTTCCTGGGGCGGAAGAACTACTAGCTATAGAGGTAAAAGTGATCCTTTACAATCCTCGCATTCCTGGAAAGTCCCCAACTTACAGAACACTCGCTCGTCTTCGACCTCAGCTTacattctttattttaaatataagtatataaTTACTCGTATATAATATCCCAATCTGGGGCGTACTTAAAACTTCTTATACACTACGAATTACTACAGAAGATTTTCCTCGCATCTGGTCTCTTCTACAGCGGCTCTCTGGCTGCAAAGTCGTTTTGAAATCAGTAAACACATTGCCGACCTAACACACTTCCTCCTAATTCCTTTCTAACTCTGCCGACTTCAAGCAGTCCGTCGGCCACAATAGCTTATTGCTTTAACCTACGCGTAAGTGTATATAGTAAGTCGACCTATCTCGGGGGAATTCGCGTCGAGGAGACGGCAGTTACGGTTGCGTCTGCGCCAGGCGAGTTCGGAGGAGCCTCGGAGAAGGGTCATTAATCCTATTAGTTAGTAGCTAGATGCAACGCGCACTTGGCATGCGCGATCCACGATGATGTTGATCTCTTCGACGAACACGGAACACGCAACAGCACAAACAGCCATCGAAAGAACGCGAATTGCGGATGAAACACAGAGGTAAAAtgatggtaaaaaaaaaaaaaactatatatgTAAGATATCTAGCAAAAGGTGTGTAAAACTGAATGTGGAACTGTGTCTGGCTGCGCGGGATGCACATGCAGTCTGTCGCTGGCCGCCGTTTGATATCCTAGCTTACGTGTTATGTTACAAATGTTTCTCCCTGCACCCTGCAGTTGCGGTTCGTGTGTGCTTTGCTTAGGCAGGCTGGCAGTTTGTAAATTTCCCTTTGTATCCTGTGGCACCGCTTCGCGTCCGTCGGCGAAGCCGGAGCGGCTAGTGGCGACTGCGCCCGTCTTAGAGGAAGTAATCCGCCTGGGGCTTCTTCGAGGGTATGCCGCGACTCTCCTGCGGAGCCGCCTCGAAGATGACAAAGTCGCGGTGCAGGTACTCGTTGAGCTCCAAGATGGCAGCCACATTGCCGCAGCTGCAGGCGGATGGCGGGGGGAAtagttaataaacaaattcgATCGGCTTGCTGGCGGTTAACTCACCGATAGCAGTAGTTGGGCGCCGACCAGACGGTGAGGACAGTTTCGTTGAAGTGCCACTTGAAGCCCTCCATCACCAGCTGGTGCGCACGGCATATCATGTCGATCTCGTTGGTGCGATTGAACTGGGAGACCACGTCCGAGCCGAACAGATAG containing:
- the LOC108025649 gene encoding uncharacterized protein LOC108025649, which gives rise to MMQSNRLTMTNLLLIALASAAVLLGSPAAAEEEEVSMTVDEVVEMIEPFGDGCTPKPLREHIVEMVLNKEDARKETKCFRQCMLEQFELMPEGQLQFNEDKTVEMMNMMFPDREEDGRRIIKTCNEATKAEDKCEAAHGISMCMLREMRSSGFKIPEIKE
- the LOC108025771 gene encoding uncharacterized protein LOC108025771; protein product: MKPATISLITIVLGVMLQMHCIRAQSQGFDITKLLPKTGAEPIWTVIDRNLPQVQEMISAARRECIQKLNLPRDQRPLMKVSNPSEKEKCLAECVLKKIKLMDDNNKLNIGQVEKLTSLVTQDNKVAIAVSSSMASSCNRGISSKNPCEAAHFFNQCIARQLERNNVKLVW
- the LOC108025773 gene encoding general odorant-binding protein 19d yields the protein MSRPVNQSLLLLLGLVCLLGAASAKPHEELTKDHVTELANECKAETGASDEDVKHMMDHEEAEGHEGKCLRACVMKKFQIMDESGKLSKEHAVEMIKAMSKHDAEKEDAPAEVVEKCEGIEAPEDHCDAAVAYESCLYEQMKEHGLEVEEH